In one Diabrotica virgifera virgifera chromosome 7, PGI_DIABVI_V3a genomic region, the following are encoded:
- the LOC114328728 gene encoding 52 kDa repressor of the inhibitor of the protein kinase-like isoform X2, giving the protein MVFKCCVNGCNNYNKDAQMHIFPKDRALYDIWINKIDREDLKVKPMDRVRKSYRICTIHFGSKARYVGLRNKSTLKCDAIPSLFPNTVHRREG; this is encoded by the exons atggtattTAAATGTTGCGTTAATGGTTGTAATAATTACAATAAGGATGCTCAAATGCATATTTTTCCAAAAGATAGGGCG ctTTATGATATTTGGATTAATAAAATTGACAGAGAAGACTTGAAGGTGAAGCCTATGGACAGGGTCCGAAAGTCATACCGCATTTGCACAATTCATTTTGGATCAAAAGCCCGCTATGTTGGATTGAGAAATAAGTCCACCTTGAAATGTGATGCTATTCCATCTTTGTTTCCCAATACTGTTCACAGGAGGGAAG